The nucleotide sequence GTTATAAATCTAAAATATTGATTTGAAATTGTAATTAATTTTCCATATTGAGCACCAGCTAAAATTAATGTATATACATTAGAAAATGCTCCAAACCCACCACCAAAAACAAACATTAAAGCAAAAACAATAATATTTATCGTAAAAATCTTTTGGGTTATATTTTCAAAATTAAAAATATTTTTAATTTTATCCATTATTTCACCTCATAATGATAAATTGCTGCAGCAGATGCTCCAAGAATTCCAGCATCTTCAACTAATGAAGATTGCATAATTTTAAAAGAGTTTTTGAAAGAAGGCATTAAATAAAAATCAACCTTTTCTCTTATTGGATTAAGTAAAGCATCTCCAGCTTTACTCATACCTCCGCCAATAATAACCATTTCAGGATTAAATATATGTACAAAATTAGCAATTGCTTTAGCTAAAGCATCTGTTATTTTATCTACAACCATTTTAGCAACAATATCTCCTTTTTCCAAAGCCATAAATACATGTTTTGATTCTATTTTTTCTATTGAACCAGCTAATTCAACAACCATATTATTTGGAACTTTAACAGAAAATTCTTTTGCCCATCTAGCAGTATTTCTAGCTGAAGCTATTGTTTCAATACAGCCCCTTGAACCACAACCGCATAACGGTCCATCAGGTTGAACAATAACATGACCTAATTCTGTTCCAATACCATCTTTACCAGTAATAAGTATTCCATGAGATACAACTCCACCACCTATACCAGTTCCTAAAGTTAAAGCAATAAAATGTTTTAAACCTTGTGAAGAACCAAAATACCATTCTCCTAATGCAAAAGCATTTGCATCATTTTCTACAAAAGTTGGTATTTTTAATTCTTCATATACAGCTTTAGCTAACTCAAAATTATGAAAAGGAAGATTAGGAGCGTATCTAACAATGCCATTATCTCTATCAATTGAACCAGGAGAACCAATTCCAATTCCTTCAATATTATCTAAATTACCCTCTGCAACAATTTTAATTGTTTTTATAATATTCTCTGCTACAATATCAGCACCTTTGTCTGCTTCTGTAGGTATAGCAACCTTATTAATAATCCCCTTATCTTTTGAAACGAGACCTGTTTTTATTTCCGTACCTCCTAAATCAACTCCAACTAAATACATAATATCTCTCCTTTCATTGTTATTTTAACATAAATTGTTGTATAATAAATATATATAGGAAAAAAGAGGTGATTATATGAATGTAGGCATAATTGTTGCTGCAGGAAAAGGTGAAAGAACAAAATTAGCCTACCCTAAACAATTTTACCAGATTTTAGGTAAAAGTTTGTTAAGAATTGCATTAGAAAAATATGAATATTCAAAAATAGATAAAATAATTGTTGTAGCTAATAAGGATTTCATAAATGAAACAAAAGAAGAATGTTATGGAATTAACAAAGTATATGATATAATAGAAGGTGGGGAATCAAGACAAGAATCTGTATTTAATGCTTTAAGATATATATATGATAATCTTGGATTAATAACAATAGTGTCTATCCATGATGCAGCAAGGCCTTTTGTTTCTACAAAAAAAATAAATGAAGGAATAGAGGTAACAAAAAAATATGGTTCTGCAGTTTTAGCCTTGCCCGAAAAAAATTCGCTTTCACAAGTAAATGATAATGTAATTAATAAGATTTTAGATAGGAATGAAATATATATTCATCAAACTCCCCAAACTTTTGATTTCCAAAAATTATATAAAGCATATACGAATTTCGAAAATGAATTAAAAAGCTTTACTGATGATGCAAGTATATATCATAAGGCGGGGAATTTTGTTAGAATTATTGAAGGTGAAGAATATAATATAAAAATAACTACTGAATTTGATTTAAAATTTGCAAATTGGTTGATTGAGGAAGGGAAAATAAATGTTTAAAATTGGAGCGCATATGAGTACATCTAAAGGATTTCATAAAGTACCATTAAATACTATAGCAATAGATGGAAATACCTTTCAGATTTTTTGCCATAGTCCTAGAACATGGAAAGTAAAAGATCCAAAAGAAGAAGATGTTATTAAATTTAAAGAAAATATGAAAAAAAATAATATATCATTTAAAGATGTTTTAGTTCATTCAGGGTATTTAATAAATTTAGCAACACCAAATGATGAAAATTGGGAAAAATCAATAAATCTAATGATTGAAGAATTAAAGATAACTGCAAAATTGGGGATAAAATATTTTAATGTTCATCCAGGATCACATTTAGGTAAAGGAGATGAGTTTGGATATGACAGGATAGCAAAAGCTTTAGATATTATATTAGAAAAATTAAACAATTTAGATGTTGTTATATTACTAGAAAATGTGGCTAAAAAAGGTGGCAATATTGGTTGGAAAATTGAACAATTGGGTGAAATAATTAAAAGAAGTAATTTTCAGGAAAAATTAGGAATAACATATGATACATGTCATGGTTTTGATTCATACTATGATATTAGGAATAAAAATGAAGTTAGAAGACTATTAGAAGAAATAGAAAAATATATAGGTTTAGAAAAATTTAAGATGATACATTTAAATGATTCAAAGTTTCCACTAGGTGCAGGAAAGGATAGGCATGAATTTATAGGGAAAGGGGAAATAGGTATAAAAGGATTTGAAACATTTTTTTCTTTTGAAGAAATAATTAAATTGCCTATGCATCTTGAAACACCTGGTGATGATTCAGAGCATGCGGAAGATATAAAGGTAGTTAAAAGTATTTTGGAAATAAAGGGGTGAGAAAATGACAGATAATTTTGAAATTTTTGACGTTCAAGAAGAAAAGCCAAAGAAAAGGAAAAATATTTTTAAACGTATTGTGTGGCTAGTTATTGTCTTATTAATTTTAGGATATTTTAGTACTAGTGTTTATCAAGTAGGTCCATCTGAAATGGGATTAGTGCTTACTTTTGGAAAATATACTTCTAGTACAGGACCTGGTATTCATTGGCATTTGCCATATCCATTTCAAAGTCATAGAATAGTTGATATTAAAACATTAAAAAAAGTAGAAATTGGATTTAGAACAGTAAATTACAGGGGAAAAATAGAGTATCAAACTGTTTCTGAAGAAGCATTAATGATAACAGGTGATGAAAATATAGTAAATCTTGAAGCTGTTGTACAATACAGGATTTCAGATCCTGTTAAATTTGCTTTTAGAGTCTTAAATGGATTTGATATGGTTAAATTTGCAACAGAAAGTGTATTAAGAGAAATGGTTGCTATTAACGTTATTGACTCTGTTTTAACTTCCGAAAGGGATAGAATAGCAATGGAAACAGCAGAAAAAGTCCAAAAAATTCTTAATGAGTATGAATCTGGTATTAAAGTTGAAAATGTATATTTACAAGAAGTTTCTCCTCCAGAAGAAGTTGTAAAGGCATTTGATGATGTAAATAGCGCTAAACAAGATAAAGAGAAGTTTATAAATGAAGCAAACAGATATTCAAATGATGTTATTCCAAAAGCTGAAGGTGAAGCTCAAAAAATATTAAGAGAAGCAGAAGCATACTCATATGAAAAAGTAGCACTTGCAACAGGAGAAGCTCAAAGATTTAAAGAGATGTTAGAAGAATATAGTAATGCAAAAGATATAACTAAGAAAAGAATTATTCTTGAAGCGATTCAAGATTTATTAGAAAATTCAAAACAAAAGATTATTGTTGATAGTTCAGATACCCTTAAACTATTAAACTTACCAGAAATTGGTGGTGATTTAAAATGAAAAAACAAACAAGAATAATTATTTTTGGAATTTTAGTATTATTAATAGCTATATTCATATACACGTCATTGTTTATAGTTAACCAAGAACAACAAGCCGTAGTATTAAGATTTGGGCAAATTAAGAAAGTTGTTACAGAACCTGGTATTAGTTTTAAAACACCTTTTATTGATAATGTGGTAAAATTTGAAAAAAGACTTATGTTATATGATATTGAACCAGAAAGAATAATTACAGCTGATAAAAAAACTATTATAGTAGATACATATACTATATGGAGAATAAATGACCCTAAAACATTTATTGAGAGTATGAGATCAGTTGATTTGGCATTAACAAGAATAGATGATGTTGTATATTCAAATGTTAGGGATTTGGTTGCTAAATATAACTTTGAAGAAGTATTATCAAAGAAAAGAGAAGAAATTTTATCTGAAATCACAAAAAGAAGTGGAGAAAATTTAAAACAATTTGGTATAGAAATTGTAGATGTAAGGGTAAAAAGAACGGATCTTCCACCAGATATCTCAAAGTCAGTATATAATAGAATGATGGCAGAAAGGTATTCTATAGCAGCCCAAATAAGAGCTGAAGGGCAAAGAGAATCAGAAATAATTAAAGCAGAAGCTGATAAAAAAGTAAAAATAATAATTTCTGAAGCACAAAAAAATGCTGAAATTATAAGAGGTACAGCTGATGCCAGTGTTATATCTATTTTTGCAGATGCGTTTGGTGCAGATCCAGAATTCTTTGAATTAAGAAGAATAGCAGATATATATAAAAATTCATTTAAAGATGGAATGTTAATACTATCTCCAGATTCACCAATATTAAAATTTTTATATGAGGAGAAATAATATTAAATGAAAAAAGTTATAATATTGATACTTTTAACATTGTTATTATTAAATTCATGTTCTGACATTTCAAAAAAAGTTGATATAAATATCGAAGGTGACGTATTGTCACCTTCTTTTCCCATAAAAATTGATGTGAATTTAGAAGATTATACTTTAAAATTTTATAATGAAGATAATAATGAGATTTCATTTAAAAAAGATAATAATAAGTATTTTTTAAATTTGAAAGAAGGAAAAAATACTATTAAAGTGGAAGTAATTTCTCAAAATAAAGTTATAAAAGAAAAAAGTTTTTCTGTAATTTTTGATAATACCCCACCTGATATATCTTTTTTAAATTATTATATTAGAGGTGGAGAGCTTAATATAACGGCTTCTTCTCAAGCTACAGATTTAGAAAAATTTATTTTAAAATCAGATAATATGGCTTATGAATTTAATATTAATTTTTCAACGCCTATTGAAAAAAATAAGGGAATATTAAGATATGAATTGTATGCTAAAGACAAATATAATAATATATCTCAACCCAAAATAATCGAGATTGATACAAATAAGGATGATTTTCCTCAAATATTGAATGAAAGTTTAGATATATCTTTGTATGGTAATACAAACATAAAAGTTTTAGATGATTGGACTCCTGTAAATGAGATTAAGGTAATTTTAAAAACCGAAAAAAATACATATTCTTTGATTAATATAGATGAAGTATTATTAGAAGATACAAAAGAAGGCACCTTAGTAGTTATTGATAATGGCGATAATGCAATAGAAAAGAAAGTAGATATCCAAGTAGAAAAAGATCTCCCATCAATTCCAACTGGTAATCCAAGGTTAATCGACTTTTCTGTAGACACCTTTGGATGGAATTATGAAACTGATGCATTTTCATATATAGTTGAAACACCATATACATTTGGTTGGAGACAAGGTTTAGAAACAAAAGCGGCTTTTGCAAGAGTTACAGATTCTAATATAGCAATGATAAGAGAAAAAAGTCAATTTTCTACATTAAGTTTTCCATCTCATCCAACTATAAGATTTTCTGGGACATTTGTGCATTTAGTTAGAAATATTATTGAATCCTCCGAAGATAATCTATATTTACCACAAATAAATTCAGAATTTTTAATTGGAGGTAAAACTGTTTTAGGAGAAAAAAGTGTTGTTATGGTAGAATCTGGAAGTGTATTGAAATTTGTATCTAATTCTCAATTAATTATTAAAGGATTATTTTTTATAATGCCAGGTGCGGGGAAATCATTAATTAGTGGAAATGGTGAAATAATTGTAGATGGGGGTATATTAATAGCGTCAAAAACTATATTTGATAAAGTCAGGATAATTGGGAATAAAGCAAAATTAATCTATCTAGAAGATTCAGAGTTTTTAGAAGGTTCAGATATATTGTCTACAAATGATTTTAGGATTTGTTTATATAATAATTTAGGTTATAATAGTAATTTGAATTTTTATAATTCTGAAGAAGTATATATTAAAGATAGTTCTTTTAAAGATGTATCTTTGTATAATATAAATAAATTAGAGGGTTTTAAATCAGTATTTAATAATTTAATTATTAATGGTTTAAGTAAGTTATTTTTGAGTAGTAGCAATGTAAGTAATATTACTCAAAATGATTTTTCTTGGTCAAAAATCATTAATTCTAAAATAAGGGAATTGAGCGTTTCAAATTATTCAAGAAGTGTTTTATATAATAGTGATGTAGAGAATATACAATCAGAATCAGGTGTGGTGGTGAAATGAAAGAATTAAAATTAGAATCACCAAATAGATTTCATTCGCCAACCCATGGAACAACTTTTTTAATTGATATATGTAAATTAATGAAAAATGAAAAAAAAATACTTGAATTAGGCTCTGGCATTGGCAGTGTATCTTTAGCAATAGCAAAAAAATATAAAAACGTAGAAATTATAGGAATAGAAATTCAAAAAGAGCCTTATGAATATTCATTAAAAAATGCAGAAATAAATGGATTAGATGTATCTTTTATTAATGATGATGTTGTTAATATTTCTAAATATTTAGAAAGGGAGTCAATTGATTGTATTATTACTAATCCGCCACATTATTCTAGTAAATCTTTGATTAGTCCATATGATGAAAGAAAAACAGCTAGAACATTTAATGAAAAAGATTTAGAAAAATTTTTTATCGCAGCAAATTATGCATTAAAAAATAAAAAAAGAATGATTTTTGTTTATCATCCTACATATTTTATAACTTTTTTAAAATTAGCTGAAAAATATAATTTTATCCTACAAGAAATGTATATAGCTTATGGAAAACAAAATAGTAATGCTCAATTAATAGGAGGAGTTTTAAGAAAAAATGGTGGTGAGAATTTAACAATTCATCCACCAGTATTTTTGAGAAGTAGTGGAAGTGAAGGAGGATAATATGTTAATAACTTTTGAAGGTATAGAAAGTTCTGGAAAATCAACATTATCAAAAAGATTAACCGAATATTTGAAATCAAATAATAATGATGTTATATGGAATAGGGAACCAGGTGGAACAGAATTAGGTGAAAAAATAAGAGAAATTTTATTAGGAGATTATAATATATGCAGTATTAGTGAAGCATTATTATTTGCAGCTAGTAGGGCTCAGCTGGTTGAAGAGTTAATAAAACCAAATATGAATAAAATAATAATTTTAGATAGATTTGTTGATTCATCGATAGTATATCAAGGGTATGCTAGAAATTTAGGTTGGAAAGAAGTGTATGAAATAAATAAACATGCTTTAAATGGAATAATGCCTGATCTAACAATTGTAGTAGATGTTACTGTTGATACTTCATTTAATAGAATGAAAAATAAAAATAGAGACAGAATTGAAAACGAAGGTAAAGAGTTTTTTGAAAAAACACGCGAGGGGTTTCTCAAATTAAAAGAATGGTTTCCTAGCAGAAATATTGAAATAATAAATGGAGAACTTACTTTAGATGAAGAATTTGAAATATTGTTGGATATAATTAGAAAATATATTTAAAAGAGGGGATAACATGTTTTGGTTTAAAAAGAAAAAGAACAAAAAAAATCCATTCTATAATGAAGGTAATGCTTTAGTTATTTACTTTAAATGTGATAAATGTGGTGAAAAATTTAGAAGTTACCTTAGAAAAGGGTATGATTTCTCAAATGCATATAATGGAAGGGCTGTTTATATTATTAATAAGGAATATATAGGTTCTAAATGTCCAGAAAAAATTCAGTTAAATTCTGAATTTGATGGTTCATACAGATTATTGAACTTTGAATTAATAGGTGGGACAATCATAACAAAAGAGGAGTTTGAAGAATAGAATGGAAGGATGGATTCCTACAAGAAGATTGTTGAAAATAACAGAGTTTGCTGATAAATTTTGTGGAAAAACCGAGCCAATACATAGATATATTTATCTATATTTTGATAAAGTTTTAAGAGTTTCTATGACAGATGGATGTGCTATTGCAGACATGTTTTTTTCAAAAGAATTTTTTCCATTTAAACAAACATATAGAATTTCAATACAGCATTTAAAGGGATTATTAAAAGGATTAAAAGAAGAAAAACATCCATTTATTCGAATGTTAGCTTTAGATGAAGGATTAAAAATAGATTTAGAAAATATGGCATTAAATATAGAATCAGAAGATAAAATAAAACCAGAATTTAAAATGGATAAAATTTTATTCAATAATCCAACGGTAAAATTACACCAAAAAGATTTTATTAATTCGTTGGATTTTTCTAGTATTTTAGCAATGGAAGGGGATATTATCAATATTGTTTCAGATAATAAGTATATATGGAGTTACTATCATGATTTTAATATGAGTACATATAGTTTGATAGGAGAATCAAATACTAGATTTTCACGTGGTATTCCATATGTGACAATACGCCATATAATAAAATCATTATCTTTGTTATCCGATGACGAAATCATGATATTTTTAGAAGAAAAGTCATTATTTTTAAAAGGTAAAGGATACAACATTAAAGTTTGTAATGTAATAAATCCTGTTGTAGAGACAATAAATATTCAAATTGAACATTTAGAAGAAAAAAAAGCAAATGTGAAAGATATAAAAAAAATTATGAATAAAGCTTATACAGCATTACCAGTTAATGCAAAAGTTTATATAGTTTTTGGCAAGGATTCATATATTTTAGCAAAAGATGGAAAAACTACATTAACTTGGAAAATAGATTTAGAATTTAAAAATCAATATTTAGTAGAGGTAAATCATAGAAAACTTAGATCAATTCTTTCTAGAATGGATGATGAAATATATATAAAAATGAACGAAAAGAAAATAGTATTTTCGAATAAAAACAAGTACTTAGAAATATATGTAAAAGAATTTAAAAATCATCAATAGGTTGATAGTCTAATATTTTAACTATTCTAATATTTTTTTCTTCATTTAAATCTATTATATCATTATTTACTTTAACAATAGGCTTCATTTTATTATTCCTATTAGTTCCAATAATGATCCCTTTAGAATTATCATTTAACATTACACACATACCTGGTGGAAATAATCCAAGTGAATTTATTAGATTTTGCGCAATATCTGGATCAAAATCTTTATTTACATGAGATAACATATATGATATTGTTTTATAAGGTGTCCAAGGATCTTTATAACTTCTTTTACTTGTTAAAGCGTCGTATACATCACTTAAAGCAAGTATTCTACCGTATAATGAAATATCCTTTCCTTTTTTCTTAAAAATATATCCAGTACCATCAAATCTTTCATGATGTTCTATAGAACCTTCTATAACTCTTTTATCATTATAACCAGAATTTTCTAAAATTTCTTTAGTATATATTACATGATTTTTTACAAATTCAAATTCATCAGAAGATAATTTTCTTGGTGCATTTAATATTTCTAAAGGTATTTTAGTTTTTCCCACATCGTGTAAAATACCGCTTAAAGCAATTTCATATAGCTCATCATCTTTTACACCCATATCTAAAGCTATAAGGGCACTTAATATCATTACATTTAATGAGTGAGAGAATAAATAGTCATCATAACTTTTTAATTTTTTTAATGGAACAAATATTTTATCTGAAAAGTTATTGCTCATTTCATTTATGATTTCAGCAGTAACCTCTTCTACTTCTGACATATTTAATTCACCAGTGTTCATTAAAGTTTCAAATATTTTTTTAGTTTTTAAAAAACTTTTTTCTAAAAGTTCTTTACTGATTGTAGTGTGAATATACGAATTTAATTTCTTCTCATTAGAAATGTTTTTAATTGGAATTTTAAAAATTCCATTATTTTTTATTATTTTAATTTTTTGCTCATCTAAAATAGTTCCTTTTTCATACAATATTTTTCCATTAAAACTCCTAATATCCATATCTAATATCATATTCGGCTTTACTTTGTCTATTGATATGAATTTCATATAAATCCCTCACTCAATGTAAATATAATCTAAAACTTTTACAATTCTTATTTTTTTTTCTTTACTTAAATCTAAAACATCGCCATGATCGATTTTTATAATTGGTCTTATTTTATTTGATCTATTAGATGCAATAACTGTTCCAAATTGACCATTATTTAATTGAACTCTAGTTCCTGCAGGATAAATACCGAAAGCATTAATAATACCTTGAGCATATTCACCATCAAATTGTTTTCCTACATTAGTTAAAATAAATGATATTGTTTTATAAGGAGACCAAGGTCCTTTATAACTTCTAACACTTGTCAAAGCATCATATACATCCGCAATAGAAACAATTTTTCCGAATTTAGTTATTTCATCTCCTTTTTTCTTTTCTAGATAACCATTTCCATCTACCCTTTCATGGTGTTCATATATTCCACCTATAATATTTTTATCTTTTATATTACTATTAATAGCAATTTTTTTTCCATATAACACATGATTTCTTACAGCATTTAATTCTTCCTCGTTTAATGCTCTTGGAGCATTTAATATTTCAATAGGAACCATTGTTTTTCCAATATCATGCAATAACGAAGATATTGATATATCTAAAAGCTCATCTCCTATAATTTTATTTTCAACAGCTAATAACGAACTTATTATCATTACATTTAAAGAATGAGCATATAAATATTCATCAAAACTTTTTAGCTTTTTTAAAGGAACAAATAATATATCAGAGTAATTATTTTCAATTTCATTTTTAATTGATGAAGCTATATCAATAACAGCATCTATATCAATTTTATTATTATCTTCTAAATGTTTAAATAAGTCTTTTATTTTATTATAATTTAAATCAATAATCTCTTTGCTTATTACAGAATGTTTATGAGCTTCTTGAGAAATTTTTGGAGTTACTTTCAATGAATTAACAGGTATATTAAATATCCCTAGTTTTTTTAAATTAGATATTATTTCTTCATTAATTTCAGTATTTTTTTTATATATAACATTACCAGCAGTATCTCTAACATCCATTGCTAAAATCATGCCATATTTAGCTTTATTAAGTGGTATAATTTTCATTCTATCGCTTCCTTAATATATATATTTGTATCAGGTCCAGTTTTTATAATATTTCCATTAACAAAAACATCTGGGAAAAATTCTATATCATTTCTTCTAATTACAGTTCCAATATTACCATCACTTAATTTTACAGTTGTTCCTGTAGGATAATACCCTGTTATTTCATATAACATTCCTACATAATATGGATCAAAAATAAATCCGCATCTTTTTAGTATCCATGACAACGCTTGATAAGGAGTATAGCCTAATTCAATTAATGAAGTATAAGCATCTGCAACTTGTGTTATTCTAACTAAGGGAGATATTTTTTCACCTTTTAAATGGAATTTACCCTTTCCATCATATCTTTCGTGATGATATAGAATGCTATCCAAAATTTCGTGGTTTAGTGTTGATTTTAACTTTTGCAGTTTTTTATAAGCTACGACATTATGTATTAAAGCAATTTTATCATCACTATCAAAATCGTTTATTATTCTATCATTTATCATAGCATATCCTATATCATGTATCAATGCAAATTTAACTGTTTGTATATACATTATATATGGGGTATCAATTTTTTTAGCTATGATTGAAACAAGAATAGCAGTATTTAATGAATGATATAATAAACTATCATTTCCAAATGAATTCATAAAATTTAATATAAAATATTTAGAAATATTTAAATTTTTGTATATTTCTTCAGAAATATTATTTAAATTAATGAAAAATTCTTCTTTTGAAAAATGAGAAAAGAGGCCTTCTAAACTTTCTTTCCATTTAAAATAAAGTTTTTCATCAATAATAAGATCAAAATCTTGGAAATTTTTTTTAAGAAAACTAGAAGTTTCGCTAATGGAAACTTCTAGTTCTACAATATTAGACTTTTTGAGAAGCTCTATAGATTCCTCATCAAGAACTTCCCCTTTTTTAAAGTTTAACCTATTTTTTAAATTATATATATCTTCCTGAATAATCATTCCAGGTTTTAGATTAGTAACTTTAACTTTCAAAAAAACCATCCCCGTTTTATTTTGGTTTAACAATAGATATATATGGCTCAGAAGTAAATATTTTCTTAGAAGTTTCAATAATTTTTTCATTACTTTGAGCATTAATTGTTTTTACCATTTCATCAATATTAATCAATTTATCAAATGCCAAATAATAATCCAATGCTAAGAATCCAAAATTTAACCCATTTTCTGTTTCAAGCATATATCTTCCAGATAATCTTTTTCTTCCATAATCTATCCATTGATCAATATTATCAATGGCAAAAATATTTTGAATCAAATTGGATAAGGAATAAGTTAGTTTATCAAAATTTTCAGGTACAGTAGCAGCAAAAATTGTAAATGTTCCGTTTTCATTATATGCTGAGTAATCAGCAGAAATCTCATAAGCTAAGCCAAGTTCTTCTCTAATTTTAGTAAATAATAATGAACTCATTCCGCTTCCTAAAAATGTTTTTAAAATAGCAGCAGGATAAAAATCATCCGACATTTTAGATGGTGCTTTAAAAGAGTATACTACATATACTTGAGATAATTCTTCTTTTTCTTTTTCGACTTTTTCTATTTTTTTATTGAATTCAGGACTTTTAAAATCGCATTTTTTTCCTAATCTTTGAGGTATTAGATTCTCTATATTTTCCAATAAACCTTCTAATTCTTTTTCAGGACCAACTAATGTTAGAACAATGTTATTTGTATTATATTTTTCTTCATAATATTTTTTTATATCCAAATTAGATATCTTTGAAACACTTTCTTTGGTACCCAAAACTGGATAAGAAAATTCATTTAAAAACATAACTTTATTTAATTGTTCAAATGCATTGTCTATAGGTTCATCTTCATACATAGCAATTTCATCTAATACAATTTTCTTTTCTTTTTCTATTTCTTTTTCATCAAATTTAGCATTAAATAAAATATCAAGAATGATTTCTAAAGCCACTTTTGAAGCGGTTAATGGAACTTTAGCATAATATGCAGTAATAT is from Marinitoga litoralis and encodes:
- a CDS encoding M16 family metallopeptidase, with protein sequence MIKKKTLNNGIDILIIPRNNVRSVSIIAAVRAGSAHEPKEIMGISHLIEHSVFRGTLNRDMEEIKRPIEEFGGSLNAFTGKNITAYYAKVPLTASKVALEIILDILFNAKFDEKEIEKEKKIVLDEIAMYEDEPIDNAFEQLNKVMFLNEFSYPVLGTKESVSKISNLDIKKYYEEKYNTNNIVLTLVGPEKELEGLLENIENLIPQRLGKKCDFKSPEFNKKIEKVEKEKEELSQVYVVYSFKAPSKMSDDFYPAAILKTFLGSGMSSLLFTKIREELGLAYEISADYSAYNENGTFTIFAATVPENFDKLTYSLSNLIQNIFAIDNIDQWIDYGRKRLSGRYMLETENGLNFGFLALDYYLAFDKLINIDEMVKTINAQSNEKIIETSKKIFTSEPYISIVKPK
- a CDS encoding HD-GYP domain-containing protein, whose product is MKVKVTNLKPGMIIQEDIYNLKNRLNFKKGEVLDEESIELLKKSNIVELEVSISETSSFLKKNFQDFDLIIDEKLYFKWKESLEGLFSHFSKEEFFINLNNISEEIYKNLNISKYFILNFMNSFGNDSLLYHSLNTAILVSIIAKKIDTPYIMYIQTVKFALIHDIGYAMINDRIINDFDSDDKIALIHNVVAYKKLQKLKSTLNHEILDSILYHHERYDGKGKFHLKGEKISPLVRITQVADAYTSLIELGYTPYQALSWILKRCGFIFDPYYVGMLYEITGYYPTGTTVKLSDGNIGTVIRRNDIEFFPDVFVNGNIIKTGPDTNIYIKEAIE
- a CDS encoding HD-GYP domain-containing protein, giving the protein MKIIPLNKAKYGMILAMDVRDTAGNVIYKKNTEINEEIISNLKKLGIFNIPVNSLKVTPKISQEAHKHSVISKEIIDLNYNKIKDLFKHLEDNNKIDIDAVIDIASSIKNEIENNYSDILFVPLKKLKSFDEYLYAHSLNVMIISSLLAVENKIIGDELLDISISSLLHDIGKTMVPIEILNAPRALNEEELNAVRNHVLYGKKIAINSNIKDKNIIGGIYEHHERVDGNGYLEKKKGDEITKFGKIVSIADVYDALTSVRSYKGPWSPYKTISFILTNVGKQFDGEYAQGIINAFGIYPAGTRVQLNNGQFGTVIASNRSNKIRPIIKIDHGDVLDLSKEKKIRIVKVLDYIYIE